In one Brassica oleracea var. oleracea cultivar TO1000 chromosome C9, BOL, whole genome shotgun sequence genomic region, the following are encoded:
- the LOC106319516 gene encoding calcium-binding mitochondrial carrier protein SCaMC-1, producing MSSHHGVEHVGLPTQMKSKQGSCNPFKKPGPVSMDHVLLALRETREERDLRIRSLFNFFDSENVGYLDCAQIEKGLIALQIPSGYKYAKELFRVCDANRDGRVDYHEFRRYMDDKELELYRIFQAIDVEHNGCISPEGLWDSLVKAGIEINDEELARFVEHVDKDNDGIILFEEWRDFLLLYPHEATIENIYHHWERVCLVDIGEQAVIPEGMSKHVKRSNYFIAGGIAGAASRTATAPLDRLKVLLQIQKTDAKIRDAVKTIWNQGGVRGFFRGNGLNIVKVAPESAIKFYAYELFKNAIGENMGEDKADIGTTARLFAGGMAGAVAQASIYPLDLVKTRLQTCTSQAGAACPRIGTLTKDILVHEGPRAFYKGLFPSLLGIIPYAGIDLAAYEKLKDLSRTYILQEDAEPGPLIQLGCGTISGALGATCVYPLQVVRTRMQAERTRTSMSGVFRKTVSEEGYKALYKGLLPNLLKVVPAASITYMVYEAMKKSLELD from the exons ATGTCGAGTCACCATGGCGTGGAGCACGTTGGTTTACCCACGCAGATGAAATCAAAACAGGGCTCCTGCAACCCGTTCAAGAAACCCGGACCCGTTTCCATGGATCACGTTCTTCTAGCTCTCCGCGAGACGAGGGAAGAACGGGATTTGCGAATCCGGAGCCTATTCAACTTCTTCGATTCTGAGAATGTTGGGTACTTGGATTGCGCGCAGATCGAGAAAGGGCTGATCGCGCTTCAAATCCCAAGTGGGTACAAGTACGCCAAGGAGCTGTTTAGGGTTTGTGATGCGAATCGAGATGGGCGTGTGGATTATCACGAGTTTCGTCGGTACATGGATGATAAGGAACTCGAGCTCTATAGAATTTTTCAAGCTATTGATGTTGAGCACAATGGTTGCATTTCTCCCGAGGGACTCTGGGATTCACTCGTTAAGGCCG GAATTGAGATAAATGATGAGGAGCTCGCTCGCTTTGTGGAGCACGTTGACAAGGACAATGATGGAATCATACTGTTTGAAGAATGGAGAGATTTTCTTTTGTTGTATCCTCACGAAGCCACCATCGAAAACATTTACCATCACTGGGAAAGAGTGTGTCTTGTAGACATTGGAGAACAAGCTGTTATCCCGGAAGGAATGAGCAAACATGTAAAGAGAAGCAACTACTTCATTGCAG GTGGCATAGCCGGTGCTGCTTCTAGGACTGCGACTGCACCTCTGGATCGCTTAAAAGTCCTTTTGCAAATTCAGAAAACCGATGCTAAAATCCGAGATGCTGTAAAGACGATATGGAATCAGGGTGGGGTTCGGGGTTTTTTTAGAGGTAACGGGTTGAATATAGTGAAGGTAGCACCAGAGAGTGCCATCAAGTTCTATGCGTATGAGCTTTTCAAGAACGCTATTGGTGAAAACATGGGTGAAGACAAAGCGGATATCGGCACTACCGCTAGACTTTTTGCTGGAGGTATGGCTGGTGCAGTGGCTCAAGCCTCTATATACCCTCTGGATCTTGTGAAAACGCGGTTGCAGACATGCACTAGCCAAGCAGGTGCTGCTTGTCCCCGGATTGGAACGCTCACTAAAGACATATTGGTTCATGAGGGTCCACGTGCCTTCTACAAAGGTCTTTTCCCTTCACTTCTCGGGATTATTCCTTATGCCGGTATCGATCTTGCTGCATATGAGAAATTAAAGGATTTGTCCAGGACATATATTCTTCAAGAGGACGCCG AACCAGGTCCGCTCATTCAACTAGGATGTGGAACCATCTCAGGAGCTCTTGGAGCAACCTGTGTTTATCCTTTACAGGTTGTTAGAACAAG AATGCAAGCGGAGCGAACAAGGACGTCAATGTCTGGAGTATTCAGGAAGACAGTAAGTGAAGAAGGGTACAAAGCACTCTACAAAGGGCTTCTACCGAATCTTCTAAAGGTTGTTCCTGCTGCAAGCATTACGTATATGGTCTACGAAGCAATGAAAAAGAGTCTTGAACTTGATTAA